The Ascaphus truei isolate aAscTru1 chromosome 18, aAscTru1.hap1, whole genome shotgun sequence genome window below encodes:
- the LOC142469237 gene encoding histone H4: protein MTGRGKGGKGLGKGGAKRHRKVLRDNIQGITKPAIRRLARRGGVKRISGLIYEETRGVLKVFLENVIRDAVTYTEHAKRKTVTAMDVVYALKRQGRTLYGFGG from the coding sequence ATGACTGGTCGCGGCAAAGGAGGAAAAGGGCTCGGGAAAGGCGGTGCCAAGAGGCACAGGAAGGTTCTTCGTGACAATATCCAAGGCATTACCAAACCAGCGATCCGCCGCCTGGCTCGCAGAGGAGGAGTGAAGCGCATCTCCGGCCTTATCTATGAAGAGACCCGTGGGGTGCTCAAGGTTTTCCTGGAGAATGTGATCCGGGACGCGGTCACCTACACCGAGCACGCCAAGAGGAAGACAGTCACCGCTATGGACGTGGTGTATGCGCTCAAGCGCCAGGGCCGCACTCTGTACGGATTCGGAGGCTAA
- the LOC142469310 gene encoding histone H2A type 1-like — MSGRGKQGGKTRAKAKTRSSRAGLQFPVGRVHRLLRKGNYAQRVGAGAPVYLAAVLEYLTAEILELAGNAARDNKKSRIIPRHLQLAVRNNEELNRLLGGVTIAQGGVLPNIQAVLLPKKTESHKPAKSSK; from the coding sequence ATGTCTGGAAGAGGCAAACAAGGCGGGAAAACTCGCGCTAAGGCCAAGACTCGCTCATCTCGGGCCGGGCTGCAGTTTCCAGTCGGCCGCGTGCACAGACTACTCCGGAAGGGGAATTATGCTCAGCGTGTGGGTGCCGGAGCCCCGGTCTATTTGGCCGCAGTGCTGGAGTACCTGACCGCTGAGATCCTGGAGTTGGCCGGTAACGCCGCCCGGGACAATAAGAAGTCCCGCATCATCCCCCGGCACCTGCAGCTCGCTGTGCGGAACAATGAGGAGCTGAACAGGCTGCTCGGAGGGGTTACCATCGCCCAGGGGGGTGTCCTGCCCAACATCCAGGCCGTGCTGCTGCCCAAGAAAACCGAGAGCCACAAACCGGCCAAGAGCAGCAAGTGA
- the LOC142469238 gene encoding histone H2B 1.1-like, translated as MPEPAKSAPAAKKGSKKAVTKTQKKDGKKRRKSRKESYAIYVYKVLKQVHPDTGISSKAMGIMNSFVNDIFERIAGESSRLAHYNKRSTITSREIQTAVRLLLPGELAKHAVSEGTKAVTKYTSAK; from the coding sequence ATGCCTGAACCAGCCAAGTCTGCGCCAGCGGCCAAGAAGGGCTCTAAGAAAGCCGTGACTAAGACTCagaagaaggatgggaagaaGCGTAGGAAGAGCAGGAAGGAAAGTTACGCGATCTATGTGTACAAAGTGCTGAAACAGGTTCACCCTGACACCGGCATCTCCTCCAAGGCCATGGGCATCATGAACTCCTTTGTGAACGACATCTTCGAGCGCATCGCAGGGGAATCGTCCCGCCTGGCTCATTACAACAAGCGCTCCACCATCACTTCCCGGGAGATCCAGACCGCTGTGCGCCTGCTGCTGCCGGGAGAGCTGGCCAAACACGCCGTGTCCGAGGGCACCAAGGCTGTCACCAAGTACACCAGCGCCAAGTAA